Proteins co-encoded in one Ruegeria pomeroyi DSS-3 genomic window:
- a CDS encoding ABC transporter substrate-binding protein — protein MLNSSRRGALRSAVGAMVIGLGLTFSGSATQAETVLKAVPHSDLKILDPIWTTAYITRNHGYMVYDTLFSLDAQGNIQPQMVDTVTTSEDGLMVTMTLRDGLVWHDGAPVTAADCVASINRWGSKDAMGQKMMSFVESLEATDDKTITFKLSTPTGLVTLALAKPSSNVPFMMPERVASTPSSEQIADYTGSGPFVFRQDLWEPGTKIVYEKFDGYVPRSEPASGLSGGKIAKVDVVEWLPIRDHQQAVNALKAGEIDFIEAPPHDLLPLLKDDPNITLDDFNPAGNQFTFRFNVLHPPFDNPKMRQALLYAFNQEDFVQAVVGNEEYYELCLALFGCGLPFESTAAMDGLLESNFAKARELIAESGYNGEPILLMHSTDLAVLTNLAPVAKDLMEAVGLNVDMQSMDWQTLVARRSKRDAPADGGWNAFITSWTTGDLFNPVAAAFLNSSCDTALFGWPCDTRIEELRDAFARATSVEEQKKIVDEVQAAWFDYPTHIHLGQWTSRAAMTNNVSGLLQTGAAVFWNLEKN, from the coding sequence ATGCTCAACTCATCACGACGCGGTGCGCTGCGCAGCGCCGTGGGTGCGATGGTTATCGGTCTTGGGCTGACCTTTTCGGGGTCGGCCACACAGGCGGAAACCGTCCTGAAAGCGGTGCCGCATTCGGATCTCAAGATCCTGGATCCGATCTGGACGACTGCTTACATCACCCGCAACCATGGTTACATGGTTTATGACACGCTCTTTTCGCTGGACGCGCAGGGCAACATCCAGCCTCAGATGGTCGACACCGTCACCACATCCGAGGATGGGCTGATGGTCACCATGACATTGCGTGACGGGCTGGTCTGGCACGATGGCGCGCCGGTGACGGCGGCGGATTGTGTCGCCTCGATCAACCGCTGGGGATCGAAGGACGCAATGGGCCAGAAGATGATGAGCTTTGTCGAGTCGCTCGAAGCGACCGACGACAAGACCATCACCTTCAAGCTGAGCACGCCCACGGGCCTGGTGACTCTGGCCCTGGCCAAGCCCAGCTCGAACGTGCCCTTCATGATGCCCGAACGGGTGGCCAGCACGCCCTCCTCGGAACAGATCGCCGATTACACCGGGTCGGGTCCGTTCGTGTTCCGCCAGGATCTGTGGGAGCCGGGCACCAAGATCGTCTACGAGAAGTTTGACGGCTATGTGCCGCGCTCGGAACCCGCTTCGGGTCTGTCGGGTGGCAAGATCGCCAAGGTCGACGTTGTCGAATGGCTGCCGATCCGCGATCACCAGCAGGCGGTCAACGCGCTCAAGGCCGGTGAGATCGACTTTATCGAGGCCCCGCCGCATGACCTTCTGCCGCTGCTGAAGGACGATCCCAACATCACGCTCGACGATTTCAACCCGGCGGGCAACCAGTTCACCTTCCGTTTCAACGTGCTGCACCCGCCCTTCGATAATCCGAAGATGCGTCAGGCCCTGCTCTATGCCTTCAACCAGGAGGATTTCGTGCAGGCAGTGGTCGGCAACGAGGAGTATTACGAGCTTTGCCTCGCGCTGTTCGGGTGCGGCCTGCCATTCGAATCGACCGCGGCCATGGACGGCCTGCTCGAGTCGAATTTCGCCAAGGCGCGCGAGCTGATCGCGGAATCGGGCTATAACGGCGAGCCGATCCTGCTGATGCATTCGACCGACCTTGCGGTTCTGACGAACCTGGCGCCCGTCGCCAAGGATCTGATGGAAGCGGTGGGTCTGAACGTCGACATGCAATCGATGGACTGGCAGACCCTGGTGGCCCGGCGCTCCAAACGGGACGCCCCCGCCGATGGTGGCTGGAACGCGTTCATCACCTCGTGGACGACGGGGGATCTGTTCAACCCGGTCGCTGCGGCCTTCCTGAACTCGAGCTGTGACACGGCTCTCTTCGGCTGGCCCTGCGATACCCGGATCGAGGAGCTGCGCGATGCCTTTGCGCGGGCCACCTCGGTCGAGGAGCAGAAGAAGATCGTCGACGAGGTCCAGGCGGCCTGGTTCGACTATCCGACCCATATCCACCTGGGTCAGTGGACCAGCCGTGCCGCGATGACCAATAACGTGTCCGGCCTGCTGCAAACCGGCGCTGCGGTGTTCTGGAACCTGGAAAAGAACTGA
- a CDS encoding M81 family metallopeptidase, with the protein MKVLIAGLATETNSFSPIPTGRLAFEDSFVSRTATREPANLFSAPQHEWRAMAEARGWEVVESLSAFAQPAGPTIRSTYEGFRDEILADIEAAKPDILLLSMHGAMIAEGYDDCEGDMLVRARAILGPSAVIGLEIDPHNHLTEDMLGAADLIVSYKEYPHTDGHLRARELFTLAADTAAGKIRPVMRDYDCRMITMFHTTRAPMRGFVDEMQARENTGGILSLSLTHGFPWGDCERVGARMLAIADGDAELAETVAREFGEKLWSLRDQLRGDWPSIPGAIDHAVAANKTPVVLADFADNAGGGAPADSTFVLREILGRGLRDAAIGIFWDPVVVRMCQDAGVGAQMQVRLGGKIGAMSGDPLDLKVTVRGLREKMTQKMGEGQMPMGNGVWLETEGVHIVVSDRRTQAFHPMCFTDLGIDLSDMRMVVVKSSQHFYAGFAPIASEVVYISGPGAITPDYANIPYTKRDSNYWPKVEDPFA; encoded by the coding sequence ATGAAAGTACTGATCGCGGGACTTGCGACCGAAACCAACAGCTTTTCCCCCATTCCCACCGGGCGGCTCGCCTTCGAGGACAGCTTTGTCAGCCGCACCGCCACGCGGGAACCCGCCAACCTGTTCTCGGCGCCCCAGCACGAATGGCGCGCCATGGCCGAGGCGCGCGGGTGGGAGGTTGTCGAAAGCCTGTCCGCCTTTGCACAGCCTGCGGGTCCGACGATCCGGTCGACCTATGAAGGCTTCCGCGACGAGATCCTGGCCGATATCGAAGCGGCCAAACCCGATATCCTGCTGCTGTCAATGCATGGCGCCATGATTGCCGAGGGCTATGACGATTGCGAGGGCGACATGCTTGTGCGCGCCCGTGCCATCCTTGGCCCTTCGGCGGTGATCGGGCTTGAGATCGACCCGCATAATCACCTGACCGAGGATATGCTCGGGGCTGCCGACCTGATCGTCTCTTACAAGGAATACCCCCATACTGACGGGCATCTGCGTGCGCGCGAGCTGTTCACGCTTGCCGCCGATACCGCGGCGGGCAAGATCAGGCCGGTCATGCGCGATTATGATTGCCGCATGATCACCATGTTCCACACGACCCGCGCGCCCATGCGCGGCTTCGTGGACGAGATGCAGGCCCGTGAAAACACCGGCGGCATCCTCTCGCTGTCCCTGACGCACGGGTTCCCCTGGGGCGATTGCGAACGGGTGGGGGCGCGAATGCTTGCGATTGCCGATGGCGACGCCGAGCTGGCCGAAACCGTGGCGCGCGAATTTGGCGAGAAACTGTGGTCGCTGCGCGATCAGCTGCGGGGCGACTGGCCGTCGATCCCCGGGGCCATCGACCACGCGGTTGCCGCCAACAAGACCCCGGTGGTGCTGGCTGATTTCGCCGATAATGCGGGCGGTGGCGCACCGGCTGATTCAACCTTCGTCCTGCGCGAGATCCTGGGGCGCGGGCTGCGGGATGCGGCAATCGGCATCTTCTGGGACCCGGTCGTCGTGCGGATGTGTCAGGATGCCGGCGTCGGCGCGCAGATGCAGGTGCGGCTGGGTGGCAAGATCGGCGCGATGTCGGGCGATCCGCTGGACCTGAAGGTCACCGTGCGCGGGCTGCGCGAGAAGATGACCCAGAAAATGGGCGAAGGTCAGATGCCGATGGGAAATGGTGTCTGGCTGGAAACAGAGGGCGTGCATATCGTGGTCAGCGACCGCCGCACGCAGGCCTTTCACCCGATGTGTTTCACCGATCTGGGGATCGACTTGTCGGACATGCGGATGGTTGTCGTGAAATCCTCGCAGCACTTTTATGCAGGATTTGCCCCGATCGCCTCTGAGGTGGTGTATATCTCGGGTCCGGGCGCGATCACGCCGGATTACGCGAATATTCCCTACACCAAGCGCGATTCGAATTACTGGCCAAAGGTAGAGGACCCCTTTGCCTGA
- a CDS encoding chloride channel protein → MTQSTRTVLVQQFLQAKAEIGDAWQVLRHRGPSQVQFWFIALAIGVAAGVAAVAFRKGINALQSVLYGNEDVRLLHSHAEHLPWFWLLLIPTLGGLVVGLILHKTTPDGRVRSVADVIEGAALTDGRVEMRAGIGSMLASLITLSSGGSTGREGPVVHLAGVISTWVCRRINADGITGRDLLGCAVAAAVSASFNAPIAGALFALEVVLRHFAVHAFAPIVIASVAGTVINRLDRGDVTEFALNTPGALQFYVELPAFLLLGLVCGLVSLLLMRSIFLAEDLGTHVQNSLRMPRWLRPAVSGALLGLLAIWFPHIIGVGYETTILALSGELALGTAILFAVIKTVALALTMGGRMGGGVFSPSLMIGALTGLAFGLIATRVLPDVSGTHALYAFAGMGAVAAAVLGAPISTTLIVFELTGDWQIGLAVMVSVSMSTALASRLVDRSFFLTQLERRDVHLAAGPQAYLLAMLRAGAVMRPLGDPRCLDRAGCEALIAEGVCVPASATLEAAMPWFDRDEHPCIPVVVREEDGRETPVGALYHIDALKAYNRALAATAAEEHS, encoded by the coding sequence ATGACCCAATCCACCCGCACTGTTCTGGTGCAGCAGTTCCTTCAGGCCAAGGCCGAGATCGGTGATGCCTGGCAGGTATTGCGCCATCGCGGCCCCAGTCAGGTCCAGTTCTGGTTCATCGCGCTTGCCATTGGCGTGGCCGCCGGTGTGGCGGCGGTTGCCTTTCGCAAGGGGATCAACGCCTTGCAGTCGGTTCTTTACGGCAACGAGGATGTGCGCCTGTTGCACAGCCATGCCGAACACCTGCCCTGGTTTTGGCTTTTGCTGATCCCCACCCTTGGCGGGCTGGTGGTGGGGCTGATCCTGCACAAGACCACGCCCGATGGTCGTGTCCGCTCGGTCGCCGATGTGATCGAGGGGGCGGCGCTGACCGATGGCCGGGTCGAGATGCGGGCCGGGATCGGTTCGATGCTGGCCTCGCTGATCACGCTCAGCTCGGGCGGATCGACCGGGCGCGAGGGGCCGGTGGTGCATTTGGCGGGGGTGATTTCGACCTGGGTCTGCCGGCGCATCAATGCCGACGGGATCACCGGGCGCGACCTGCTGGGCTGCGCGGTGGCGGCGGCGGTTTCGGCCAGTTTCAACGCCCCCATCGCCGGGGCGCTGTTTGCGCTCGAGGTGGTGCTGCGCCATTTCGCGGTGCATGCCTTTGCGCCCATCGTCATCGCCTCGGTCGCGGGCACCGTGATCAACCGGCTCGACCGGGGCGATGTGACCGAATTCGCGCTCAACACCCCCGGCGCGCTGCAATTCTACGTGGAATTGCCCGCCTTTCTGTTGCTGGGCCTGGTCTGCGGTCTGGTTTCGCTGTTGCTGATGCGCTCGATCTTTCTGGCCGAGGACCTGGGCACCCATGTGCAGAACAGCCTGCGCATGCCCCGCTGGCTGCGTCCGGCGGTGTCCGGCGCGCTGCTGGGGCTGCTGGCGATCTGGTTCCCGCATATCATCGGGGTCGGTTACGAGACCACGATCCTGGCGCTGAGCGGCGAGCTGGCGCTTGGCACAGCGATCCTGTTTGCGGTGATCAAGACCGTGGCGCTGGCGCTGACCATGGGCGGGCGCATGGGGGGCGGGGTGTTCTCGCCCTCGCTGATGATCGGGGCGCTGACCGGGCTGGCTTTTGGCCTGATCGCCACGCGGGTGCTGCCGGATGTGTCGGGGACCCATGCGCTTTATGCCTTTGCCGGGATGGGGGCGGTGGCGGCGGCGGTGCTGGGGGCGCCGATCTCGACCACGCTGATCGTGTTCGAATTGACCGGCGACTGGCAGATCGGGCTGGCGGTGATGGTTTCGGTCAGCATGTCGACGGCGCTGGCGTCGCGGCTGGTGGACCGCTCCTTCTTCCTGACCCAGCTGGAGCGGCGCGACGTGCATCTGGCGGCGGGTCCGCAGGCCTATCTGCTGGCGATGCTGCGCGCAGGCGCGGTGATGCGGCCGCTGGGTGATCCGCGCTGTCTGGACCGCGCCGGCTGCGAGGCGCTGATCGCCGAGGGGGTCTGTGTGCCCGCCAGCGCCACGCTTGAAGCGGCGATGCCCTGGTTCGATCGCGACGAACATCCCTGTATTCCGGTTGTGGTCCGAGAAGAGGACGGCCGCGAAACCCCGGTCGGCGCGCTTTATCACATCGACGCGCTCAAGGCCTATAACCGCGCGCTTGCCGCCACCGCCGCTGAAGAGCACTCCTGA